A genomic region of Candidatus Dormiibacterota bacterium contains the following coding sequences:
- a CDS encoding acyltransferase, whose amino-acid sequence MTPPPRTHLPALDGVRALAVLAVISFHTWEHALPGGWVGVDVFFVLSGYLITSILLHEHGRTGAVSLGRFYLRRALRLLPALGACIVMAVWLAALLRPELGPSTNQEAVFSALYVGNWMIVTHELGGMLGHTWSLSIEEQFYLVWPLLLCALLALGGRRALLAGTVGGAVLVVAHRLTTGGIVQLRTDTRADTLLVGCALAVLVSEGMFERIPRWLVRAAGMAGIGCVVGIGARLGTSTMSGLGYTLSAIAAAAVLATLVSGSWPALSRALSWRPLVAVGRRSYGVYLYHVPLYEAFVQIRHGSGPAALLLTVVLTLVVAWGSYRYLEAPFLRLKDRRTSGRRTAAAAAG is encoded by the coding sequence GTGACCCCGCCGCCGCGAACCCATCTCCCCGCCCTCGACGGCGTGCGCGCGCTCGCGGTGCTGGCGGTGATCTCCTTCCACACCTGGGAGCACGCACTCCCCGGCGGATGGGTGGGGGTCGACGTCTTCTTCGTCCTCAGCGGCTACCTCATCACCTCCATCCTGCTCCACGAGCACGGCCGCACCGGTGCGGTGTCGCTGGGTCGCTTCTACCTCCGCCGAGCGCTGAGGCTCCTCCCCGCACTCGGCGCCTGCATCGTGATGGCGGTCTGGCTCGCGGCGCTCCTGCGGCCGGAGCTCGGGCCCAGCACCAACCAGGAGGCGGTCTTCTCCGCCCTCTACGTGGGCAACTGGATGATCGTCACCCACGAGCTCGGGGGGATGCTCGGCCACACCTGGTCGCTCTCGATCGAGGAGCAGTTCTACCTGGTCTGGCCGCTGCTCCTCTGCGCCCTCCTCGCACTCGGTGGGCGCCGCGCCCTGCTGGCGGGCACGGTGGGCGGCGCCGTGCTGGTGGTCGCCCACCGCCTGACCACCGGCGGAATCGTCCAGCTCCGCACCGACACCCGCGCCGACACGCTGCTCGTCGGCTGCGCCCTCGCCGTGCTCGTCTCCGAGGGGATGTTCGAGCGCATCCCGCGGTGGCTGGTCCGGGCGGCGGGGATGGCCGGGATCGGGTGTGTCGTCGGAATCGGAGCGCGCCTCGGCACCTCGACGATGAGCGGCCTGGGCTACACCCTGAGCGCGATCGCCGCCGCGGCCGTGCTCGCCACCCTGGTCAGCGGGTCCTGGCCGGCGCTGAGCCGCGCGCTCTCCTGGCGGCCGCTGGTGGCGGTGGGTCGCCGCTCCTACGGCGTCTACCTCTACCACGTCCCGCTGTACGAGGCCTTCGTCCAGATTCGCCACGGTTCCGGACCCGCCGCCCTGCTGCTCACCGTCGTGCTCACGCTGGTGGTCGCATGGGGGTCGTACCGCTACCTGGAGGCGCCCTTCCTCCGCCTGAAGGACCGTCGCACCAGCGGCCGGCGGACGGCGGCCGCCGCCGCCGGTTAG